AGTCTAGATACCTGGGCCATTACCTAAAGGGAGGCGAAGTTATGGCAGTAGTGACGTTGAACGGGCAGATAGGCAGCGGCGCCCTGGAAGTAGGACTTAAGACCGCCCATCTCTTAAAGGCTGACTACGTCGACCGCTTAATATTCGCTGAAGCGGCCAAGAGAATTGGGGCCACAGTCCAGGCGGTGGCAGAAAAGGAACGGGAGGTGCTAAGGCTGCGCGACCGCGTCGCCAGGTTTATGCAAAACTTGCTGGAGCGCTCCGCGATGTCAGGTGCGGGCGGCGAACCCTACTTCGGGCCTGGCATTGAGGTGATACTGTCCAGGGACTATTATACCGAAAATCCTGACGAGCCTATTACCCAGGGCCATGAGCTGGATGACGAGAAATTCATACAAGTGACCACCGCCGTCGTGAAAGACCTTGCCAAGGGCGGCAATGTAGTTATCGTAGGCCGGGGCGGCAATATGATCCTCAAGGATATGCCGGGCGTTTTGCACGTAGGCGTCGTAGCTCCCAAAGACCGTCGAATTCGTACTATAATGCAGAGAGAACATTTAGAAGCTAAAGAAGCCTCTGAATTTGTGGACCTTCATGAGGCGGCTAGAGTCTCATACTTTAACAAGTTCTTTGGAGCGCACCCGGACAGCCCCAGCTGCTATCACCTCATGATGAACATGGCGGACATCAAGACCGACACGGTAGCCCAAATCGTTGCCGATGCCGCCCGTGATATGGCCGCATAAAGCTAAAGTTTGCAAGGAGCAATCATCCATTCATGCCCAGTAGAGGACGCCGCGTTGCGGCACGACAGGCCCAGTTAAGCCGGCGAAAAAGGCGGGACCATGGCCCCGCCAGCATACCTGCGGACCAGCCTCGCTCCGCCAGCGCCACCCTGGATACGCTGGCACCGTCGCCTATTGCGCCGACAGTCGGCGCAGTGCGGGCTGAATCCAGGACTCCCCAGGCCCCACCCCGCCGCACTGAGCAGAGGCACATGGTTTACCATTACGTAGGGCCTGAGATGCGCCGCATTATCATACTTACCGGCGTAATAGTCGCCGTATTGGTGATTGCCTCCTTCCTGATCAAGTAGGTTCCCATGGCTGGATACCGGTTCGCCGAGCGGCTTCGAATAACCCCTGGGAGACCGGGCGTCTACATCATGAAAGACGCTCAGGGCAAGGTCTTATACGTTGGCAAGGCCGCCAACCTTCAAAACCGCCTGCGCTCCTATTTCCACTCCTCGACTCACGAGCCAAAGATCACCCGTATGGTGTCACGGCTGGCGGACTTTGAGTTTATTGTCGTCGACTCCGCTGCCGAGGCTCTTATCCTCGAAAACACTCTTATCAAGCGTCACAAGCCGCCCTTTAACGCCCGCCTCAAGGACGACAAGACCTATCCTTACATTAAGATAGACCGCAAGGAAGACTTCCCGCAGATATACGTCACCAGGCGCGTCGAGAACGATGGCTC
This sequence is a window from SAR202 cluster bacterium. Protein-coding genes within it:
- a CDS encoding cytidylate kinase-like family protein, producing the protein MAVVTLNGQIGSGALEVGLKTAHLLKADYVDRLIFAEAAKRIGATVQAVAEKEREVLRLRDRVARFMQNLLERSAMSGAGGEPYFGPGIEVILSRDYYTENPDEPITQGHELDDEKFIQVTTAVVKDLAKGGNVVIVGRGGNMILKDMPGVLHVGVVAPKDRRIRTIMQREHLEAKEASEFVDLHEAARVSYFNKFFGAHPDSPSCYHLMMNMADIKTDTVAQIVADAARDMAA